The Toxotes jaculatrix isolate fToxJac2 chromosome 21, fToxJac2.pri, whole genome shotgun sequence genome includes a region encoding these proteins:
- the LOC121175667 gene encoding putative protein TPRXL isoform X2, with product MNKGSAAIKCVPMSKKVSNVNNVSYNRNCKGSQRPGRVLTHSQELRELSLLTISTSSVTPRSHQRRWSADLSKSETSPVVVVKKNKKEPQPPQRGVSLRTSHTVSYSSFKRYSCPPLGMFTSQSQSSSSSSSTTSSCSSPPPVKTSVITGHDPLGWKLHPKSSSTSARTKRLSLQIPLPVIFPDPKSSPSATSPSDNTPNEDPAPKTKPPLRPKPFRRHHSESSAFLRSLANPLPVVTLEELCAIRLRPVSHSDESDDVFIEGHEEKVKVTSQPRKIPPPVPEKTFMARQIAQLIARSSKHTHQTVDHSSLHVKKMGLRLDTSCDRERPSPRFPGREI from the coding sequence ATGAATAAAGGTTCTGCTGCTATTAAGTGTGTTCCGATGAGTAAAAAGGTGTCTAATGTTAATAACGTGAGCTACAACAGAAACTGCAAGGGCAGTCAAAGGCCAGGAAGAGTGTTAACACACAGCCAGGAGCTCAGAGAGCTTTCTTTGTTAACAATCTCCACCTCGAGTGTGACCCCCAGATCTCACCAGCGGCGGTGGTCAGCTGACCTTAGTAAATCTGAGACCTCACCTGTCGTTGTTgtgaagaagaacaagaaggaACCACAGCCTCCTCAACGAGGAGTATCCCTCCGCACTTCTCACACAGTATCCTATTCTTCTTTCAAACGCTACTCCTGCCCCCCGCTAGGGATGTTTACCTCACAGAGTCagtcttcatcttcctcctcctccaccacctcatcCTGCTCCTCTCCGCCTCCTGTGAAGACATCCGTCATCACCGGTCATGACCCTCTAGGCTGGAAGTTGCATCCTAAATCGAGCTCCACCTCTGCTCGCACTAAAAGGCTGTCTCTGCAGATTCCCCTCCCCGTTATCTTTCCTGACCCCAAATCCAGTCCTAGCGCAACCTCTCCATCAGACAACACTCCTAATGAAGACCCTGCCCCTAAGACCAAACCTCCTCTCAGACCCAAACCATTCCGCAGGCACCACTCAGAGTCCTCAGCCTTCCTCAGATCTCTGGCGAACCCTCTGCCTGTGGTGACACTTGAGGAGCTCTGCGCCATCCGTCTCCGCCCGGTGTCCCATTCAGATGAGTCTGATGATGTCTTCATTGAAGGGCATGAAGAGAAGGTGAAGGTGACCTCTCAGCCACGCAAAATACCACCTCCAGTTCCAGAAAAGACCTTCATGGCCAGACAAATAGCGCAACTGATTGCTCGTTCATCTAAACATACACATCAGACTGTGGACCACAGCAGCCTGCACGTTAAAAAAATGG
- the LOC121175667 gene encoding putative protein TPRXL isoform X1, whose translation MNKGSAAIKCVPMSKKVSNVNNVSYNRNCKGSQRPGRVLTHSQELRELSLLTISTSSVTPRSHQRRWSADLSKSETSPVVVVKKNKKEPQPPQRGVSLRTSHTVSYSSFKRYSCPPLGMFTSQSQSSSSSSSTTSSCSSPPPVKTSVITGHDPLGWKLHPKSSSTSARTKRLSLQIPLPVIFPDPKSSPSATSPSDNTPNEDPAPKTKPPLRPKPFRRHHSESSAFLRSLANPLPVVTLEELCAIRLRPVSHSDESDDVFIEGHEEKVKVTSQPRKIPPPVPEKTFMARQIAQLIARSSKHTHQTVDHSSLHVKKMAGLRLDTSCDRERPSPRFPGREI comes from the coding sequence ATGAATAAAGGTTCTGCTGCTATTAAGTGTGTTCCGATGAGTAAAAAGGTGTCTAATGTTAATAACGTGAGCTACAACAGAAACTGCAAGGGCAGTCAAAGGCCAGGAAGAGTGTTAACACACAGCCAGGAGCTCAGAGAGCTTTCTTTGTTAACAATCTCCACCTCGAGTGTGACCCCCAGATCTCACCAGCGGCGGTGGTCAGCTGACCTTAGTAAATCTGAGACCTCACCTGTCGTTGTTgtgaagaagaacaagaaggaACCACAGCCTCCTCAACGAGGAGTATCCCTCCGCACTTCTCACACAGTATCCTATTCTTCTTTCAAACGCTACTCCTGCCCCCCGCTAGGGATGTTTACCTCACAGAGTCagtcttcatcttcctcctcctccaccacctcatcCTGCTCCTCTCCGCCTCCTGTGAAGACATCCGTCATCACCGGTCATGACCCTCTAGGCTGGAAGTTGCATCCTAAATCGAGCTCCACCTCTGCTCGCACTAAAAGGCTGTCTCTGCAGATTCCCCTCCCCGTTATCTTTCCTGACCCCAAATCCAGTCCTAGCGCAACCTCTCCATCAGACAACACTCCTAATGAAGACCCTGCCCCTAAGACCAAACCTCCTCTCAGACCCAAACCATTCCGCAGGCACCACTCAGAGTCCTCAGCCTTCCTCAGATCTCTGGCGAACCCTCTGCCTGTGGTGACACTTGAGGAGCTCTGCGCCATCCGTCTCCGCCCGGTGTCCCATTCAGATGAGTCTGATGATGTCTTCATTGAAGGGCATGAAGAGAAGGTGAAGGTGACCTCTCAGCCACGCAAAATACCACCTCCAGTTCCAGAAAAGACCTTCATGGCCAGACAAATAGCGCAACTGATTGCTCGTTCATCTAAACATACACATCAGACTGTGGACCACAGCAGCCTGCACGTTAAAAAAATGG